One window from the genome of Hippoglossus hippoglossus isolate fHipHip1 chromosome 10, fHipHip1.pri, whole genome shotgun sequence encodes:
- the commd5 gene encoding COMM domain-containing protein 5 codes for MASRDTSFLGGRIPPEIESMSKSLKDVDHEMFRRILKAVVSALEGKDSRDVMKAIAESSTIPQERLSHIIAGMYRVLSEAIRIPTSSLKQEAFKDDLRELRIPEDFITDFSSVVFGNRRAALEEATSQNDPHLPTIEDFKWRVDVAISTSSLSRALQPSVLMQMKLSDGSLSRFEVPVSKFQELRYNVALILKEMNNLEKRSILQIQD; via the exons ATGGCCTCCAGAGACACCAGCTTTCTAGGAGGCAGGATACCACCGGAAATTGAGTCTATGTCGAAGAGCCTGAAGGATGTGGACCACGAAATGTTCAGAAGAATTTTGAAAG CTGTGGTCAGTGCCCTGGAGGGGAAGGACAGCAGGGACGTGATGAAGGCGATAGCAGAGAGCAGCACCATCCCACAGGAGAGACTCAGTCACATCATAGCCGGCATGTACCGAGTGCTGTCCGAGGCCATCCGCATCCCCACATCGTCCCTCAAACAGGAG GCCTTCAAAGATGATCTCAGAGAATTAAG GATACCTGAAGACTTTATCACCGATTTCTCCAGTGTGGTGTTTGGAAATCG ACGTGCAGCTCTAGAGGAAGCGACCTCCCAGAATGATCCTCACCTACCCACAATAGAAGACTTTAAATGGAGAGTGGATGTTGCCATTTCTACAAG cTCTTTATCCAGGGCTCTGCAGCCTTCTGTACTGATGCAGATGAAACTGTCAGACGGGAGTTTAAGTCGCTTTGAG GTGCCTGTGTCTAAGTTCCAGGAGCTCCGTTACAACGTGGCGTTGATTCTCAAAGAAATGAACAATCTGGAGAAAAGGAGCATTCTCCAAATCCAAGACTAA
- the fam199x gene encoding protein FAM199X: MSESLYEKFLAPEEPFPLLSQRANLSDVGTLDVSDFGCQLSSCHRTDPLLRFNSNRWNLTSCGTSVASSECSEELFSSVSVGDQEDCYSLLDDQELTSLDLFPEGSVCSDVSSSISTYWDWSDSEFEWQLPGSDIASGSDVLSDIIPSVPSSPCLFSKRKPKSHPHRNLDELPWSAMTNDEQVEYIEYLSRKVSTEMGLREQLDIIKIIDPCAQISPTDSEFIIELNCLTDEKLKQVRNYIREHSPRQRASSIREGWKRSSHSSASTGGVSAASSSNASMVSSTSSSTCSTASNSVAGGTASACSGGSVANISRAHSDGNLSSAAERIRDSKKRSKQRKLQQKALRKRQLKEQRQARKERLSGLFLNEEVLSLRVTEEDDHSDDLDILM, translated from the exons ATGTCTGAATCACTGTATGAGAAGTTTTTGGCCCCGGAGGAGCcgttccctctcctctcccaaaGAGCCAACCTCAGTGATGTGGGAACCCTGGACGTCAGTGACTTTGGCTGTCAGCTCTCATCTTGTCACAGAACAGATCCTCTACTCCGCTTCAACAGTAACAG ATGGAACCTCACTTCCTGTGGAACGAGTGTTGCCAGCTCGGAGTGCAGTGAGgagctcttctcctctgtgtctgtgggggACCAGGAGGACTGTTACTCCCTTCTAGATGACCAGGAACTAACATCGCTGGACTTGTTTCCAGAGGGCAGTGTTTGCAGtgacgtctcctcctccatcagcacCTATTGGGACTGGTCTGACAGCGAGTTTGAGTGGCAG TTGCCAGGTAGTGACATTGCCAGTGGCAGTGATGTCCTCTCTGACATCATCCCGAGCGTGCCAAGTTcaccttgtttgttttccaaGAGAAAGCCGAAGTCCCACCCTCATCGTAACCTGGATGAACTTCCTTGGAGTGCCATGACCAACGATGAACAG GTGGAGTACATCGAGTACCTGAGTCGGAAGGTCAGCACAGAGATGGGCCTCAGGGAGCAGCTGGACATCATCAAGATCATCGACCCATGTGCTCAGATCTCTCCCACCGACAGCGAGTTCATCATCGAGCTCAACTGTCTCACAGACGAGAAGCTCAAACAG GTGCGTAACTACATCAGAGAGCACAGCCCCAGGCAGCGGGCCAGCAGCATCAGAGAGGGCTGGAAGAGGAGCAGTCACAGCAGCGCCAGCACCGGCGGCGTGAGCGCAGCCAGCAGCAGTAATGCCAGCATGgtcagctccaccagctcctccacttGCTCCACAGCCTCCAACTCTGTAGCAG GTGGCACAGCCTCGGCTTGTAGTGGAGGCAGTGTTGCCAACATCAGCAGAGCGCACAGTGATGGAAACCTCTCCAGTGCTGCAGAACGTATACGAGACTCTAAA AAACGTTCAAAGCAGCGTAAGCTCCAGCAGAAAGCCCTCCGCAAGCGGCAGCTGAAAGAGCAGCGACAGGCCCGCAAGGAGCGCCTGAGCGGACTCTTTCTGAACGAGGAGGTGCTGTCACTACGggtgacagaggaggacgaCCATAGCGACGACCTGGACATACTGATGTGA